A window from Leptothermofonsia sichuanensis E412 encodes these proteins:
- the aroC gene encoding chorismate synthase: MGNTFGHLFRVTTFGESHGGGVGVVIDGCPPRLEITPEEIQFELDRRRPGQSKITTPRKEADQCEILSGVFEGKTLGTPIAILVRNKDQRSQDYDEMAVKYRPSHADATYDAKYGIRNWQGGGRSSARETIGRVAAGAIAKKILRQVAGVEIIGYVRRIKDIEGMVDPDTVTLDQVEGNIVRCPDGECAERMIDLIERFRDAGDSLGGVVECVARSVPRGMGMPVFDKLEADLAKGMMSLPATKGFELGSGFAGTLMSGSEHNDEFYTDDQGNIRTLTNRSGGVQGGISNGENILIRVAFKPTATIRKEQRTVTREGEAVTLAAKGRHDPCVVPRAVPMVEAMMALVLCDHLLRQQGQCGVL; encoded by the coding sequence ATGGGCAATACCTTTGGTCATCTGTTTCGCGTCACCACCTTTGGCGAATCTCACGGGGGGGGTGTTGGCGTTGTAATTGATGGTTGCCCACCCCGACTTGAAATCACTCCAGAAGAAATTCAATTTGAGCTGGACCGGCGGCGCCCTGGGCAGAGCAAGATTACCACTCCGCGCAAGGAAGCGGATCAGTGTGAAATTCTGTCGGGTGTGTTTGAAGGTAAAACCCTGGGAACGCCGATCGCAATTCTGGTCCGTAACAAAGACCAGCGATCGCAGGACTATGACGAAATGGCCGTCAAGTACCGCCCTTCCCATGCGGATGCCACCTACGATGCCAAATACGGAATTCGCAACTGGCAGGGAGGTGGACGCTCCTCTGCCAGAGAAACCATTGGCAGAGTGGCGGCAGGGGCGATCGCCAAAAAGATTTTACGCCAGGTGGCTGGGGTTGAAATTATTGGCTATGTCAGGCGGATCAAAGACATTGAGGGAATGGTTGACCCTGACACCGTCACCTTAGACCAGGTTGAGGGGAATATCGTTCGGTGTCCCGATGGGGAATGTGCAGAACGCATGATTGATTTGATTGAACGCTTTCGGGATGCGGGCGACTCCCTGGGGGGAGTGGTTGAGTGTGTTGCCCGTAGCGTGCCCAGAGGCATGGGAATGCCCGTATTTGACAAGCTGGAGGCAGACCTGGCAAAGGGCATGATGTCTCTTCCTGCAACAAAAGGATTTGAGCTTGGTTCTGGTTTCGCCGGTACATTGATGTCCGGTAGCGAGCACAATGATGAATTTTATACCGATGATCAGGGTAATATTCGCACGTTGACCAACCGCTCTGGGGGCGTTCAGGGTGGGATTTCCAATGGTGAAAACATCCTGATCCGGGTTGCCTTCAAACCCACGGCAACGATTCGCAAAGAGCAGCGCACCGTCACCCGCGAAGGCGAAGCAGTGACTCTGGCCGCTAAAGGACGCCATGACCCCTGTGTGGTGCCCAGGGCAGTCCCGATGGTGGAAGCAATGATGGCACTGGTACTTTGCGATCACCTGTTGCGCCAGCAGGGACAATGCGGGGTGCTCTAG
- the recJ gene encoding single-stranded-DNA-specific exonuclease RecJ has product MVNQLQSQPVSSCKLPDQRWQIAPAAPEQINSIVQATDLSPLLAQVLVNRGIDDPEAAIAFLNPESLSLPSPLEDFPDLPLSLELLINAINQRQRIAICGDYDADGMTSTALLIRALRFLGAQVDYAIPSRMKEGYGINQRIVDEFYAEGVGVILTVDNGIAAYQPIAHARELGLTVIVTDHHDLPPELPPANAILNPKLIAQTSPYYGLAGVGVAYVLAMSLAQSLGRAQGLSNPLLELFTLGTIADLAPLTGVNRRWVRRGLQLLPKSRLTGVQALIQVSGLSGAKDLKPEAIGFRLGPRINAVGRLADPQIVIELLTTDDMGVALERAMQCEQINQQRQHLCEQIEQRAIALCEDRGTAIQSDRVLLLVQPDWHHGVIGIVASRLVERYGVPVFIGTYEEEATEQDGKEAARIRGSARGIPEFHVFEALEFCKDLLVKHGGHRAAGGFSLQAENLEAFGDRLRTFAHQCLQPGQLKPLVEIDVQASLDQIDYPLYAQIDALHPCGIANPEPVFWSANVRICEQKTIGKGHLKLAVQDEALGGNRKFKAIAWRWGDYYPLPAYLDIAYRLRTNDWEGEVSVELELVGVRVPAANPGTAFTHQDRSYICNLSQNDSGQELRIHNGNGKVLIVRQGQRMGTLCKDRQEPLPVDVSRAPYFDIIKAALSALGHSP; this is encoded by the coding sequence GTGGTGAATCAACTCCAATCTCAACCCGTTTCTTCCTGTAAGCTGCCCGACCAGCGGTGGCAAATTGCGCCAGCAGCGCCAGAACAGATCAACTCGATTGTGCAGGCAACTGATTTGTCGCCCTTACTGGCGCAGGTTCTGGTGAATCGGGGGATTGATGATCCAGAGGCGGCGATCGCTTTTCTTAACCCGGAGTCCCTGTCTTTACCTTCCCCCCTGGAAGATTTCCCTGACCTGCCCCTCAGTCTGGAACTGTTGATTAATGCTATTAACCAGCGCCAGCGGATTGCCATTTGTGGGGATTATGACGCGGATGGCATGACCAGTACTGCCCTGTTAATCCGGGCACTGCGATTCCTGGGGGCACAGGTTGATTACGCCATTCCCAGCCGCATGAAGGAGGGTTACGGCATTAACCAGCGGATTGTGGATGAGTTTTACGCGGAGGGGGTAGGGGTAATCCTGACGGTGGATAACGGAATTGCTGCCTATCAACCTATCGCCCATGCCCGTGAACTGGGGTTAACCGTGATCGTTACGGACCACCATGACCTGCCACCGGAACTGCCCCCCGCCAATGCTATCCTCAATCCCAAACTGATTGCTCAAACATCGCCTTACTATGGGTTGGCAGGAGTGGGGGTTGCCTATGTGCTGGCCATGTCTCTGGCGCAAAGTTTGGGCAGGGCACAGGGGTTGTCTAATCCCCTGCTGGAACTCTTCACCCTGGGCACAATTGCGGACCTGGCCCCTTTAACGGGTGTGAATCGCCGCTGGGTCAGGCGGGGGCTACAATTGCTGCCCAAATCCAGACTCACTGGGGTACAGGCGTTGATCCAGGTTTCCGGCTTGAGTGGGGCAAAGGATCTGAAACCAGAGGCGATCGGCTTTCGCCTTGGTCCCCGGATTAATGCGGTTGGGCGGCTGGCAGATCCGCAAATTGTGATTGAGCTACTGACGACGGATGACATGGGTGTGGCACTGGAACGTGCCATGCAGTGTGAGCAAATTAACCAGCAGCGGCAACACCTGTGTGAGCAGATTGAACAGAGGGCGATCGCCCTCTGCGAAGACCGGGGAACGGCGATCCAGTCTGATCGCGTCCTGCTGCTGGTGCAACCTGACTGGCATCATGGCGTGATTGGGATTGTGGCCTCCCGTCTGGTGGAACGTTATGGGGTTCCCGTCTTCATCGGCACTTACGAAGAGGAGGCAACGGAGCAGGATGGCAAAGAGGCTGCCAGGATTCGTGGTTCCGCCAGGGGCATCCCCGAATTCCATGTATTTGAGGCACTGGAGTTCTGCAAAGATCTGCTGGTCAAACATGGGGGGCACCGGGCGGCGGGGGGCTTTAGCCTGCAAGCCGAAAACCTGGAGGCTTTTGGCGATCGCCTGCGCACCTTTGCCCACCAGTGCCTGCAACCCGGTCAGCTCAAACCCCTGGTTGAAATCGATGTCCAGGCGTCCCTAGATCAGATCGATTACCCCCTCTATGCTCAGATTGACGCTCTCCATCCCTGCGGCATTGCCAACCCGGAGCCAGTATTCTGGTCAGCGAATGTGCGGATCTGTGAGCAAAAGACGATTGGTAAGGGACACCTGAAGCTGGCTGTGCAGGACGAGGCATTGGGAGGCAACCGCAAGTTTAAGGCGATCGCCTGGCGCTGGGGTGATTACTATCCCCTTCCTGCGTATCTGGATATTGCCTACCGCCTGCGAACCAATGATTGGGAGGGCGAAGTTTCTGTTGAACTGGAACTGGTGGGTGTGCGAGTGCCTGCCGCCAATCCCGGTACAGCGTTTACCCATCAGGATCGCTCCTACATCTGCAATCTGTCCCAAAACGACAGTGGGCAGGAACTCCGAATTCACAATGGTAATGGCAAGGTGCTGATTGTGCGCCAGGGGCAACGGATGGGCACCCTCTGCAAAGACCGGCAAGAGCCACTCCCGGTCGATGTTTCCAGAGCGCCCTACTTCGATATTATAAAGGCGGCACTCAGCGCCCTGGGTCATTCCCCATGA
- a CDS encoding alpha/beta hydrolase, giving the protein MNRRKLLEQLVGKLSVGRLVRSLLFIYLAIGAYGFFCADRLIFHPFPASYQDSQEILKLTTRDGAQISALYLPNPQAIHTLLYSHGNAEDLGDTRPILEQIRRAGFAIFAYDYRGYGTSQGTPTEQNTYRDIDAAYEYLTTQLKKSPGEIIVYGRSVGGGPSIYLASRQPVAGLILESTFTSVFRVVTRIPLYPFDRFPNRDRIGKIHCPVLFIHGTRDRVIPFWHSQELFRHANEPKQLLAVEGADHNDVMLVAEEQYFQALQTFSQQVVSQQNSAG; this is encoded by the coding sequence ATGAACCGCCGGAAATTACTAGAGCAATTGGTTGGCAAGCTATCCGTTGGGCGGCTGGTGCGATCGCTCCTTTTCATTTATCTGGCGATCGGTGCCTATGGCTTCTTCTGCGCAGACCGGCTGATCTTTCACCCATTCCCTGCCAGTTACCAGGATAGCCAGGAAATTCTGAAGCTGACTACCCGTGACGGGGCACAGATTTCTGCCCTTTACCTGCCCAATCCCCAGGCAATTCATACCCTCCTCTACAGCCACGGCAATGCCGAAGACCTGGGCGATACTCGCCCGATTCTGGAACAAATCCGACGGGCCGGGTTTGCTATTTTTGCCTACGATTACCGGGGCTACGGCACCAGCCAGGGTACCCCTACCGAACAGAATACCTACCGCGACATTGATGCGGCCTATGAATACCTGACCACCCAACTGAAGAAATCACCCGGCGAGATCATTGTCTATGGGCGATCGGTGGGAGGTGGTCCCAGTATTTACCTGGCAAGCCGTCAGCCTGTGGCGGGACTAATCCTGGAAAGTACGTTTACCAGCGTTTTTCGGGTCGTGACCCGAATTCCCCTCTACCCGTTTGACCGATTTCCCAACCGCGATCGCATTGGAAAGATCCACTGTCCTGTGCTGTTTATTCACGGCACCCGCGATCGGGTCATTCCCTTCTGGCACAGCCAGGAATTGTTCCGACATGCCAACGAACCCAAGCAATTGTTGGCCGTGGAAGGAGCAGACCACAACGATGTCATGCTGGTTGCGGAAGAACAGTACTTCCAGGCATTACAAACTTTCAGCCAGCAAGTGGTTTCCCAACAGAACTCTGCCGGGTAA
- a CDS encoding gamma-glutamylcyclotransferase, whose amino-acid sequence MCPEPHLNWYYYFAYGSCMCPVDLKRTLGEITSAYVLGPAMLKGYRLGFYRRSQRRNCGVLDVVKDPHSIVEGVLYHLPWRLSDRLDEREEVPNGGYRHETVEVYCNNRRYSNVRTYVVVDKLPEELAPNDWYFNVVLRGAVTCGLSEQYCWNLFHHMNQLQQRQREQDRLRSGTIFRV is encoded by the coding sequence ATCTGCCCTGAACCCCATTTAAATTGGTATTACTACTTTGCCTATGGATCTTGCATGTGCCCGGTTGACCTGAAGCGGACCCTGGGAGAGATTACCAGTGCCTATGTGCTGGGTCCCGCCATGCTCAAGGGGTACCGGCTGGGTTTTTACCGGCGATCGCAACGACGCAACTGTGGTGTGCTGGACGTGGTCAAGGACCCCCATTCCATTGTCGAGGGCGTCCTGTATCACCTGCCCTGGCGATTGAGCGATCGCCTCGACGAACGCGAAGAAGTTCCCAATGGAGGCTATCGCCATGAAACCGTTGAGGTCTATTGCAATAACCGGCGTTACTCGAATGTGCGAACCTATGTCGTGGTCGATAAATTACCGGAAGAACTGGCTCCCAACGACTGGTATTTCAACGTGGTACTCCGGGGTGCGGTGACCTGCGGGCTATCAGAACAGTACTGCTGGAACTTGTTTCATCACATGAACCAGCTTCAGCAACGTCAACGGGAGCAGGACAGACTTCGTTCCGGGACGATTTTCAGGGTATAA
- a CDS encoding IS630 family transposase: MSQYARQVIQEERPIRYFAQDESRFGLKTLIGRLITACGIKPIGQWLWLFKAFWLYGAVEPATGESFFLQFSHVDTACYQAFLEEFSKAYPDSLNILQVDNGRFHSSKDLVVPENVILLFQPAYCPELNPIERLWEYLKADLKWASFKTLEQLQAKVDQLLAQLTPEVIASITGYSFILNALSALNPI, encoded by the coding sequence TTGAGCCAGTATGCTCGGCAAGTCATCCAGGAGGAGCGTCCTATCCGTTATTTTGCTCAGGATGAAAGTCGCTTTGGACTCAAAACCCTGATTGGGCGCTTGATTACTGCTTGTGGTATCAAACCGATTGGGCAATGGCTATGGTTGTTCAAAGCGTTTTGGCTCTATGGGGCCGTCGAACCAGCAACCGGAGAGTCGTTTTTCTTGCAATTCTCCCATGTGGATACTGCTTGCTATCAAGCGTTCCTCGAGGAGTTCTCCAAAGCCTACCCCGATAGTCTCAACATTCTACAAGTGGATAACGGGCGTTTTCACAGCAGTAAAGATTTAGTGGTGCCAGAGAATGTGATTTTATTGTTTCAACCTGCTTACTGCCCAGAGTTAAATCCGATTGAAAGGTTGTGGGAATACCTCAAGGCAGATTTGAAGTGGGCTTCGTTCAAAACGCTAGAGCAACTCCAAGCGAAGGTCGATCAACTCCTGGCTCAATTGACTCCAGAAGTTATTGCTTCGATCACAGGATATTCCTTCATCCTGAATGCCCTATCTGCCCTGAACCCCATTTAA
- a CDS encoding CHAT domain-containing protein, which translates to MTDTILQSSQHQYFAIQNPKSKIQNHLAYWLTSCLVTIPLPLAAQAQSITPAIDGTGTHVIINGDRYDIQGGSLSGDGRNLFQSFERFGLNSGETANFIATPQLQTILGRVTGGNISLINGLIQVTGGTPHLLLMNPAGVIFGANASLNVPASFTVTTANGIGFGERWLNAIGSNDYAALVGRPDRFAFTTPQPGAILNAGNLAVTQGQSLTLLGGAVINTGTLTAPGGTITIAAVPGENLVRLSQQDSLLSLEFSPTTPKNSPFVSSVPPSAATLPQLLTGGNLTNATGISVNPDGTVRLTSSGTTIPTDAGTAIVSGQLSVANLESPSPVPQSPHPTPQINVLGDRVGLVNANLNASGTNGGGTIRIGGDYQGQGTIPNASQTYVSSDSVINANALSNGKGGNVIVWSDNTTRFYGTVNAIGGTQSGNGGFVEISGKENLTFQGNVDVSAPTGTPGTVLFDPRNITIVSGAGANDPEVVVDAAILFGDSGITDFQIGSTTLAGIAGDIILQATGDINLNTFLNLPGTAGTTITFTATGNFNGAGQSIDASGRNVTITGANVNIGSINTSSTIDGGAITLTATNGSIDTGSLLLSSSQVIGNGNAGNGGDITLTAPNGSISTGSLIANSFVVAGNGNAGNGGRVTLNTGGNINLFAIETRSSLTTSGTGSTGNGGAISLNASGNINVTDLLSSGSGLGVGTAGNGGAITLNAGGSISLANVSFPGIADVTVSSGSVANQGTVQNAGAVTFNAQGDININNPVGIITTASTLGVPGLAGSGGTVTFNATGDVNIAVPIETRASNVTILGASVTTGNITTRPTASGNGGAINLTAISGNLNTGNISSGSFVTGNVNAGNGGDITLTAPNGNISTGILNSSSQISGGNGNTGNGGNVTLTAAGNINLSSILTRSRLVNSGTGTPTGNSGNISLTATGNVNVTGSLDSSSNSGNSGDISIQSGGAITTAGYISSSTGSGRAGTIRLIATGDITTGGNPTLPGCSPGAADFCFGVAANTASPPGVPGEITIRSTTGAINTAQGWIAAGGNGSNGGTITLEAYRDMTTSAIFSTAGNGSGGNITLISRTGSIDTSQSPGTIAAWGNGNGGAIALDAAGDITIGDGFEFKPFGPDIVVPVYAVDSRSVQAVRTDLTRRGGGSGGAISLISRNGSIRSRNSDGSNFDISISSSGGIDGGNITLQALTEIAIARGLDSSGGLNGRGGNVFIDPIGDVQVGFINAQGGTIGGSVDITAGRFFRATNTFVDRNGILASISTAGGQQNGDITIRHGGRLLIPFTVGNPILNGVAGAITSGAFTLFPTQSFLGDYRLGNIQILTAATLFPSPISSILQPAQPLLPRFPRFPETKPPGAFQPGFTPVLEQIALLDPGVQPIEQTWSEQYRQYFNPSGSDRDRSSISAIDRNSTTATNETSANQGNDQGRDRTDQTLAEIQEQLRRIEQATGVKPALIYAVFMPGAAGSTAKPTLAPSHPNDKELAFIQQLRTRAIAVQSTATNQPVAPKESHLELFLVTARGPIIHQPVFSATQTRVLAKADDFRRAIVSPTGRYLNPAQQMYQWLVKPLEPYLQAEKINNLVFLADVGLRSLPYAALHNGQSFLVTQYSIGLMPSLSLTDTRYNNINHAQVLAMAASKFADPTQADLPAATVEAEAITQKLWQGQSFLNETFTLENLKRQRQRQPFGIIHLATHAAFNSGESKDSYIQLWDTRLSLDQVRQLGWNDPPTELVVLSACETALGDEKAELGFAGFAVQAGVKSVLGSLWSVSDGGTLALITEFYQQLRTVPIKAEALKQAQLAMLQKQVYIDNNQLHWSNGTVPLPREMQGENPDLSHPYYWSGFTIIGSPW; encoded by the coding sequence ATGACTGATACAATCTTGCAATCATCACAGCATCAGTACTTTGCAATCCAAAATCCAAAATCTAAAATCCAAAATCATCTAGCCTATTGGCTGACTTCATGCCTGGTTACAATCCCCCTTCCTCTAGCTGCCCAGGCGCAGTCCATCACACCCGCGATCGACGGCACCGGCACCCATGTGATCATCAATGGCGATCGCTACGACATTCAGGGCGGTAGTCTGTCAGGAGATGGACGTAATCTATTTCAAAGTTTTGAGCGATTTGGTTTGAATTCTGGGGAGACGGCGAATTTTATCGCCACGCCCCAACTTCAGACTATTCTCGGTCGGGTGACAGGGGGAAATATCTCCTTAATTAACGGATTGATTCAGGTCACGGGTGGCACACCCCATTTGCTCCTGATGAATCCGGCAGGTGTCATTTTCGGAGCCAATGCCAGCCTGAATGTCCCCGCATCCTTTACCGTCACTACGGCTAACGGAATTGGATTCGGTGAGCGTTGGTTAAATGCCATTGGCAGCAATGACTATGCTGCCCTTGTTGGCAGACCTGATCGGTTTGCATTCACCACACCTCAACCGGGAGCAATTCTGAATGCCGGAAACCTGGCAGTGACCCAGGGACAAAGCCTGACTCTATTAGGCGGTGCCGTGATCAATACCGGCACCCTCACCGCACCGGGCGGCACCATTACGATCGCCGCTGTCCCTGGAGAAAATCTTGTCCGCCTGAGCCAGCAGGACAGTCTCCTCAGCCTCGAATTCTCCCCGACCACCCCTAAAAACTCACCATTCGTTTCATCCGTTCCCCCATCCGCTGCCACCTTGCCCCAACTCCTGACCGGCGGCAACCTCACCAATGCTACAGGCATCAGCGTCAATCCTGATGGCACTGTGCGCTTAACCAGTTCGGGCACCACGATTCCAACGGATGCTGGGACGGCGATCGTCAGTGGTCAACTATCCGTCGCCAACCTTGAGTCCCCTTCCCCTGTCCCCCAAAGCCCACACCCCACACCCCAAATCAACGTGCTGGGCGATCGCGTCGGTCTGGTCAATGCCAATCTGAATGCCTCTGGCACAAATGGCGGCGGCACGATCCGTATTGGTGGCGACTATCAGGGACAGGGCACCATTCCCAATGCCTCCCAAACCTATGTCAGCAGCGATTCTGTGATTAATGCAAATGCATTGAGCAATGGCAAAGGGGGTAACGTCATCGTCTGGTCAGACAACACGACTCGCTTTTACGGCACGGTAAATGCAATCGGCGGCACCCAATCTGGAAACGGGGGATTCGTAGAAATATCCGGTAAAGAAAACCTTACTTTCCAGGGCAATGTAGATGTCAGTGCTCCTACCGGAACACCTGGTACTGTGTTGTTCGATCCACGCAACATCACAATTGTGTCTGGAGCAGGGGCTAATGATCCTGAAGTCGTTGTCGATGCTGCAATCCTATTTGGAGATAGCGGTATTACTGATTTTCAAATTGGTTCTACAACGCTAGCAGGCATTGCAGGTGACATTATCCTGCAAGCAACTGGCGATATTAATCTGAATACTTTCCTTAATCTTCCAGGAACAGCAGGCACAACGATCACATTCACAGCAACTGGCAATTTTAACGGTGCAGGTCAGTCCATTGATGCTTCTGGAAGAAATGTCACGATTACTGGCGCAAACGTTAATATCGGCTCAATTAATACGAGTTCTACTATCGATGGCGGAGCTATTACACTCACAGCCACTAACGGCAGCATTGATACAGGTAGTCTCTTGCTTTCCTCGTCCCAAGTTATAGGGAATGGTAATGCAGGGAACGGTGGAGATATTACCCTGACAGCCCCAAATGGCAGCATTAGTACAGGTAGTCTAATTGCTAATTCTTTCGTCGTCGCAGGGAATGGTAATGCAGGGAACGGAGGAAGAGTAACCCTCAATACTGGTGGCAATATCAATCTGTTTGCAATCGAAACTCGCTCTTCACTGACAACCTCAGGCACAGGTTCAACTGGCAACGGTGGGGCAATCAGTCTCAATGCCAGCGGTAACATTAACGTGACTGATCTTTTATCTTCTGGCTCTGGGCTTGGTGTGGGAACAGCAGGGAATGGAGGCGCAATTACTCTCAATGCTGGTGGCAGCATTAGTCTGGCTAACGTTAGTTTCCCTGGGATAGCAGATGTAACTGTATCTTCTGGATCAGTGGCTAATCAAGGCACTGTACAGAATGCTGGTGCAGTCACCTTTAATGCTCAGGGCGACATTAACATCAATAATCCCGTTGGTATCATTACGACCGCTTCAACCCTAGGTGTGCCTGGCTTAGCTGGGAGTGGAGGAACTGTTACTTTCAACGCAACAGGTGATGTAAATATCGCTGTTCCGATTGAGACCAGGGCTTCTAATGTCACCATTTTAGGGGCGAGTGTGACAACAGGGAACATCACTACACGTCCTACCGCTTCTGGCAATGGAGGGGCAATTAACCTCACTGCCATCAGCGGTAATCTGAACACAGGTAACATATCATCGGGGTCTTTCGTTACAGGGAATGTCAACGCAGGCAATGGTGGAGACATTACCCTGACTGCCCCAAACGGTAACATCAGCACGGGTATTCTCAACTCCAGTTCTCAGATTTCTGGCGGCAATGGGAATACAGGCAATGGTGGCAATGTCACTCTCACTGCGGCAGGCAATATCAACCTGTCTAGCATCTTGACCCGATCTAGATTGGTGAACAGCGGAACTGGTACACCAACTGGCAATAGCGGGAACATTTCCCTGACGGCTACGGGCAATGTCAATGTCACAGGCAGTCTTGATTCCAGCAGTAATTCTGGCAATTCAGGTGACATTTCAATCCAGAGCGGAGGAGCCATTACCACAGCAGGTTATATCAGTTCGAGTACAGGCTCAGGCAGAGCAGGAACAATTCGTCTGATTGCAACGGGTGACATTACGACTGGCGGCAATCCGACTCTGCCAGGGTGTTCACCGGGCGCGGCTGACTTCTGCTTTGGGGTGGCGGCTAACACCGCGAGTCCTCCCGGTGTACCAGGCGAAATTACCATCCGGAGTACTACAGGAGCCATCAATACTGCCCAGGGATGGATCGCAGCGGGAGGCAATGGCAGCAATGGCGGTACCATCACCCTGGAAGCTTATAGGGATATGACAACGTCTGCAATATTTTCAACCGCTGGCAATGGCAGTGGTGGCAATATCACCCTGATTAGCCGAACCGGTTCGATTGACACGTCTCAGAGTCCGGGGACGATCGCTGCCTGGGGCAATGGGAACGGGGGAGCGATCGCCCTAGATGCGGCTGGCGATATCACAATTGGCGATGGCTTTGAATTCAAACCGTTTGGACCCGATATTGTTGTTCCTGTCTACGCAGTTGACTCGCGCTCAGTCCAAGCAGTGCGAACTGATCTGACCCGGCGAGGCGGCGGTTCGGGTGGAGCGATTAGCCTGATTAGTCGAAATGGTTCGATTCGCTCTCGCAATAGTGATGGCAGCAACTTTGACATTTCAATCAGTAGTTCTGGTGGCATCGATGGTGGCAACATCACCCTCCAGGCTCTAACTGAAATTGCGATCGCTCGCGGGCTTGATTCGAGTGGTGGGCTGAATGGGCGCGGGGGAAACGTATTCATTGACCCGATCGGCGATGTCCAGGTCGGCTTTATCAACGCCCAGGGCGGCACCATCGGTGGCAGTGTAGACATCACCGCCGGACGGTTTTTCCGGGCAACCAACACCTTTGTGGATCGCAACGGCATCCTTGCCAGCATTTCCACCGCAGGCGGACAGCAAAATGGCGACATCACCATCCGGCATGGGGGGCGGCTCCTCATTCCCTTCACTGTGGGAAATCCCATTCTCAATGGAGTTGCCGGTGCCATTACCAGCGGCGCATTTACCCTTTTCCCTACCCAGTCTTTTTTGGGCGATTACCGATTGGGCAATATTCAAATCCTGACTGCGGCAACCCTATTCCCGTCCCCTATCTCCTCTATCCTCCAGCCTGCTCAGCCGCTCCTGCCCCGCTTTCCCCGTTTCCCCGAAACGAAGCCACCAGGGGCTTTCCAGCCCGGATTCACCCCTGTCCTGGAACAGATTGCTCTGCTGGATCCGGGGGTGCAACCGATTGAGCAAACCTGGAGTGAACAATATCGCCAGTACTTTAACCCATCAGGTTCCGATCGCGATCGCAGTTCCATCTCTGCCATCGATCGCAATTCAACGACTGCAACCAATGAAACCTCAGCGAATCAGGGCAACGATCAGGGGCGCGATCGTACCGATCAAACCCTGGCAGAAATTCAGGAACAACTGCGCCGGATTGAACAGGCTACCGGAGTCAAACCAGCCCTGATTTACGCCGTCTTTATGCCTGGAGCGGCTGGTTCAACTGCCAAACCAACGCTGGCTCCATCCCATCCAAATGACAAAGAGTTAGCCTTTATCCAGCAACTCAGGACACGGGCGATCGCAGTGCAATCCACTGCAACCAATCAGCCCGTTGCACCCAAAGAAAGCCACCTGGAACTATTTCTGGTGACTGCCAGGGGTCCCATCATTCACCAACCTGTCTTTTCGGCAACCCAAACACGAGTTCTGGCAAAAGCAGATGATTTTCGACGAGCCATTGTTTCTCCTACAGGACGGTATCTGAATCCAGCCCAACAAATGTACCAGTGGCTTGTCAAACCATTAGAACCATATTTGCAAGCAGAGAAAATCAATAATCTGGTATTTCTGGCGGATGTTGGCTTACGCTCCCTACCCTATGCTGCCCTGCACAACGGTCAAAGCTTTTTAGTGACCCAATACAGTATTGGCTTAATGCCCAGCCTCAGCCTTACGGATACTCGCTACAACAACATCAATCATGCTCAAGTTCTGGCAATGGCAGCCTCCAAGTTTGCTGACCCAACCCAGGCAGATCTGCCCGCTGCCACTGTAGAAGCCGAGGCAATTACCCAAAAGCTCTGGCAGGGGCAGTCATTTTTAAATGAGACTTTCACCCTGGAAAACCTGAAACGTCAACGCCAACGCCAACCCTTTGGCATCATCCACCTGGCAACCCACGCCGCCTTCAATTCGGGAGAATCCAAAGATTCCTACATTCAGCTTTGGGATACCCGCTTAAGCCTGGATCAGGTTCGTCAACTGGGCTGGAATGACCCGCCAACCGAATTAGTTGTCCTGAGTGCCTGTGAGACTGCCCTGGGAGATGAAAAGGCAGAATTAGGATTTGCGGGATTTGCCGTGCAAGCAGGAGTCAAGTCAGTTCTGGGTAGCCTCTGGTCGGTCAGCGATGGGGGCACCCTGGCGCTGATTACGGAGTTCTATCAACAATTACGCACGGTACCCATCAAAGCTGAGGCACTTAAACAGGCTCAACTCGCCATGCTCCAGAAACAGGTCTACATCGACAACAATCAATTGCACTGGTCGAATGGGACAGTGCCGCTGCCACGGGAAATGCAGGGAGAAAATCCTGATCTTTCCCACCCCTACTATTGGTCCGGTTTCACCATTATTGGCAGTCCCTGGTGA